The Desulfofundulus salinus genome includes the window ACTGCATGTATTGCGGGCTCCGGGCAACACCGGAAAACCCGCAAACAAAATAAATAAATAAATAAATTCCTAAATTATAAAAGATCGTGCTTTCTGATATTTAGAAACTTGAACATTCTTTTAGAAAAGTAAGAAAGGGGGTTGTATTTTTGGTCTGTATACAATATACTGTTTGTTGAATACAATAAGCAAAAATTGGATGGTTGCACCTGAGTGGTTACCGTAGTTCTGTAACGGGCACTTATAAAAATTAAAAGGAGGTCTATTAAATGATCGACTGGACTAATGCTGTGGTAGTGGCCATCAGCGGTATTGTTTCGGTGTTTTTGGCCTTGGGCATACTAAGCGCGGTGGTGAGCTTTTCCGGCTGGCTTTTTGCCTATAGCGCCAGGAAAAAAACTGCCGCCCAACAATCCCAGCAGGCCCCCGCTCAGGGGAAAACAGTGGCAATTCATTAAGAGGGGAGGTGTTTTAAGTGGCTACTCCGGTAAATTCCCCCATGGTGGGCAAGTTAATTTCAGTTGATGTAAAAGTTGGAGATCAGGTGAAAGAAAATGACCCTGTGGCCACCATCGAAGCCATGAAAATGTATGTCAAAATCTACGCTCCGGCCAGCGGTGTGGTCAAGGAAATAAAGGCAAACCCGGGCGATGTGGTCAACCCCGATACGGTAATCCTGACCCTTGAATAAGGAAAGGGGGATTGGCTATGCTGGAGCAATTGACCGAGACCATTAACAGCACAGGGCTCCTCAGTTTGACCCCGGGCAATTTAATCATGTGGGCGGTCGCCTTTGGCCTCATGTACCTGGCCATAAAAAAAGGGGTCGAACCCCTCCTGCTGGTGCCGATTAGTTTCGGCATTTTCGCAGCCAATTTTCCCCTCACCGGACTGATGGAACCGGGAGGGTTGTACTACATGTTCTTCCATAACGGAATCCAGAACGAGTTGATCCCTCCCCTGATCTTCCTCGGTCTGGGAGCCATGACCGACTTCGGTCCGGTAATTGCCAATCCCAAAACTTTACTGCTGGGGGCGGCCGCCCAGCTGGGAGTCTACGCAGCCTTTTTCACTGCCCTGTTATTTGGCTTTAACATTGCCGAAGCGGCCACCATCGGCATCATTGGAGGTGCCGACGGTCCCACCACCATCTTTCTGTCGGCCAACCTGGCCCCGCACCTGATGGGGGCG containing:
- a CDS encoding biotin/lipoyl-containing protein, yielding MATPVNSPMVGKLISVDVKVGDQVKENDPVATIEAMKMYVKIYAPASGVVKEIKANPGDVVNPDTVILTLE
- a CDS encoding OadG family transporter subunit, with product MIDWTNAVVVAISGIVSVFLALGILSAVVSFSGWLFAYSARKKTAAQQSQQAPAQGKTVAIH